In the Lepus europaeus isolate LE1 chromosome 18, mLepTim1.pri, whole genome shotgun sequence genome, one interval contains:
- the FBF1 gene encoding fas-binding factor 1 isoform X2 has translation MAPKAKKGLKGSIDDVLSDLLGDDMMLPEKPVNRASHARDAVGASRGLPSKTGAKSLLGDDDVFGPREVLAEADAEVSEVSDADPEALLQDLEQMDADFLGLKKSHPAPGRTAKGSGKEMSPGNPKPVDKLAASEKGDTAPTGRPARSSFGHQHGRFSSGDSEDPTAGLLSHDEEEAAKKAPRTESKAASGKGPSTHREQGPSIPLTPGDTPVRKKEELPFDEGDDLMAALGFGDSPRAEKRQMGEQGGPRPARSKLDELLGRGTAASLLTRPGTGEHREFKLDKKYQRPQDREDSWGDEDLTFGAYQPTVASTEGRQSRRQSVRFLAEGSPNTKGEPSSKQSPLAASSPVHSRKGGADWLGLKDDDLDLFPPSPPRETRQGGSVLSAPPVPTPKQHSGPAGLPSLGAKPPAERTMYPAKASQASRLGASEEEEDWLSHALSRKKSQALAKEERAGAGRGRHSERMDVHLPPDSQAAPSTRGFEQGAAGGTLGTAQETPAAKPDVAASVHSRGTASPVARSQAASALPAGDPTRGAASGGLPEPAGVFPNSQEPTGLSLPVQPLLPEPLARSLLPGTECQQQLLVAQGGPTQLQAELLQSQARLAELEAQVRKLELERTQHKLLLEGLQQRHQADLELIESAHRGRVKMLETSYQQREERLRRESEELSAQLLSHRQEAEQARAELTAQHQRRLAAAMQEKEQEVERLRELQRMSILEMRKDHEEQLQRLRLLKEREIDAVTSATSHTRSLNGVIEQMERFSSSLSELSSRVEASHLTASQERQLGARQRDEQLRALQEQLGRQQRDMEEERSQLQEVIGKMEARLSEQSRLLEQERWRVSAEQSKVESTQRALEEQRKVMVQQMAMERGELDRAKTALLEEQKSTMRKCAEEQRRLAAEWADFFTQQKLSKERAEREVERALQADTQREGSLVSLAKEQAELKIKASELRAKEEQLAAARAAVERERQELQLEKEKVKAAALRLQLRAEEVESMSQVASAKYEEGERALREARQVQSAQQARLQAVQQQQEQLWQQEQRMHQEHLNLAQQRLRLDRIQQDLPSSLARLSPGAQGPAAPGPSALVAPATVTPGCSQPPAGPDPTQLYARLVLLRYTAEQDRDFLENEQFFLETLKKASYNLTSHSA, from the exons ATG GCACCAAAAGCCAAGAAAGGATTGAAAG GCTCCATTGATGATGTCCTCAGTGACCTTCTGGGGGATGACA tgatGCTTCCTGAGAAGCCTGTTAATCGAGCTTCGCATGCCAGAGACGCCGTGGGTGCATCTCGGGGGCTGCCCTCAAAGACTGGAGCAAA GTCCCTCCTGGGAGACGACGATGTCTTTGGCCCCAGGGAAGTCCTGGCAGAAGCTGACGCCGAG GTTTCGGAGGTCTCAGATGCTGACCCGGAGGCCTTGCTCCAG GACCTGGAGCAAATGGATGCCGACTTCTTGGGTCTGAAGAAGTctcacccagcccctggcagGACTGCAAAGGGTTCTGGGAAAGAAATGTCTCCTGGCAACCCCAAGCCTGTGGACAAGTTGGCAGCTAGTGAGAAAG GGGACACCGCTCCCACCGGGAGGCCAGCTCGCAGCAGCTTTGGACATCAGCACGGGAGGTTTTCCTCGGGAG ACTCGGAAGACCCGACGGCAGGACTTCTCTCCCACGACGAGGAGGAAGCCGCCAAGAAGGCCCCCAGGACAGAGAGTAAAGCAGCTTCCGGcaagggccccagcacccacagagAGCAAG GCCCCTCCATCCCCCTGACTCCCGGGGACACCCCCGTCCGAAAGAAAGAAGAATTGCCGTTTGACGAGGGGGACGACCTCATGGCCGCTCTGGGCTTTGGAGACAGCCCCAGGGCAGAGAAGAGGCAGATGGGAGAGCA GGGAGGGCCCCGCCCTGCTCGCTCCAAGCTGGATGAGCTGCTGGGTCGAGGCACAGCCGCCAGCCTCCTGACTCGCCCGGGGACCGGGGAGCACAGGGAGTTCAAGCTGGACAAGAAGTACCAGAGGCCGCAGG ACAGAGAAGATTCCTGGGGCGATGAGGACCTCACCTTTGGTGCCTACCAGCCCACCGTGGCCTCCACAGAGGGCCGGCAGTCCCGTCGGCAGTCGGTCAG GTTCTTAGCAGAAGGCAGCCCAAACACCAAGGGAGAACCGAGCTCCAAACAGAGCCCTCTAGCAGCTTCCAGCCCCGTCCACAGCAGGAAAGGAGGCGCCGACTGGTTGGGCCTCAAGGACGATGACTTGGACCTTttccccccttctcccccccGAGAGACCCGACAGGGAGGCTCTGTGCTGTCTGCCCCCCCAGTGCCCACTCCAAAGCAGCACTCGGGCCCTGCTGGGCTGCCGTCCTTGGGGGCAAAGCCCCCTGCCGAGCGTACCATGTACCCTGCCAAAGCCAGCCAGGCCTCCAGGCTGGGAGCatccgaggaggaggaggactggcTGAGCCACGCCTTGTCTCGGAAGAAGTCTCAAGCCCTGGCTAAAGAGGAGCGAGCTGGGGCCGGCAGGGGCCGGCACTCCGAGAGGATGGACGTTCATCTCCCTCCTGACAG CCAAGCTGCCCCCAGCACTCGAGGGTTTGAGCAAGGAGCTGCTGGCGGGACCTTGGGAACAGCACAAGAAACGCCAGCCGCCAAGCCTGATGTAGCAGCGTCCGTGCACAGCCGAGGCACAGC GTCCCCTGTGGCTCGGAGCCAGGCTGCCTCGGCCCTGCCAGCAGGTGACCCAACAAGGGGAGCAGCCTCTGGAGGCCTCCCTG AGCCTGCGGGTGTTTTCCCGAACTCCCAGGAGCCCACAGGACTCTCTCTGCCCGTCCAG CCCCTGCTCCCAGAGCCCCTGGCCCGGAGCTTGCTCCCGGGCACGGAATGCCAACAGCAGCTCCTGGTGGCTCAGGGCGGCCCCACCCAGCTCCAGGCTGAGCTGCTGCAGAGCCAGGCCCGGCTGGCAGAGCTGGAGGCGCAG GTgcggaagctggagctggagcggACCCAGCACAAGCTGCTGCTGGAGGGCCTGCAGCAGCGACACCAGGCAGACCTGGAGCTCATCGAGAGCGCGCACAG AGGCCGTGTCAAGATGCTGGAGACGTCCTACCAGCAGCGGGAGGAGCGGCTCCGGAGAGAGAGCGAGGAGCtgtcagcccagctcctgtcGCACCGCCAGGAGGCCGAGCAGGCCCGCGCTGAACTCACAGCCCAGCACCAGCGGCGCCTGGCCGCCGCCAtgcaggagaaggagcaggaggtggAGCGGCTCCGGGAGCTGCAGCG GATGTCCATCCTGGAAATGCGCAAGGACCACGAGGAGCAGCTGCAGCGGCTGAGGCTGCTGAAGGAGCGGGAGATCGACGCCGTCACCAGTGCCACCTCCCACACGCG GTCCCTGAACGGCGTCATCGAGCAGATGGAGAGGTTCTCCAGCAGCCTGAGCGAGCTGTCCTCCCGCGTGGAGGCCTCGCACCTCACCGCCTCGCAGGAGCGGCAGCTGGGCGCCCGGCAGCGGGACGAGCAGCTCCGAG CgctgcaggagcagctgggccggCAGCAGCGGGACATGGAGGAGGAGCGCAGCCAACTCCAGGAGGTCATCGGGAAGATGGAGGCGCGCCTGAGCGAGCAGAGCCGGCTCCTGGAGCAG gaGCGCTGGCGAGTGAGTGCCGAGCAGTCCAAGGTGGAGTCCACGCAGCGCGCCCTGGAGGAGCAGAGGAAGGTCATGGTGCAGCAGATGGCCATGGAGAGGGGCGAGCTGGACAGAGCCAAG ACCGCCCTGCTGGAGGAGCAGAAATCCACCATGAGGAAGTGTGCCGAGGAGCAGCGGCGCCTGGCGGCCGAGTGGGCGGATTTCTTCACCCAGCAGAAGCTGAGTAAGGAGCGGGCCGAGCGCGAGGTGGAGCGGGCGCTGCAGGCCGACACCCAGCGGGAGGGCAGCCTCGTCAGCCTGGCCAAG GAGCAGGCGGAGCTGAAGATCAAGGCCAGTGAGCTGCGGGCCAAGGAGGAGCAGCTGGCGGCCGCGCGGGCAGCTGTGGAGCGGGAGcggcaggagctgcagctggagaaGGAGAAGGTCAAGGCcgcagccctgcgcctccagctGCGCGCCGAGGAGGTGGAGAGCATGAGCCAG GTGGCCTCCGCCAAGTATGAGGAGGGCGAGCGGGCGCTGCGTGAGGCCCGGCAGGTGCAGTCGGCGCAGCAGGCCCGGCTGCAGGcggtgcagcagcagcaggagcagttGTGGCAGCAAGAGCAGCGCATGCACCAG GAACATCTGAACCTGGCCCAGCAGAGGCTGCGGCTGGACCGGATCCAGCAGGATCTCCCCTCCAGCCTTGCGAGGCTGAGCcccggggcccagggcccagcagcccCCGGCCCGAGTG CTCTTGTGGCTCCCGCCACCGTCacccctggctgcagccagccccctgctggcccGGACCCCACCCAGCTCTACGCCAGGCTGGTGCTGCTGAGATACACGGCCGAGCAG
- the FBF1 gene encoding fas-binding factor 1 isoform X3: MMLPEKPVNRASHARDAVGASRGLPSKTGAKSLLGDDDVFGPREVLAEADAEVSEVSDADPEALLQDLEQMDADFLGLKKSHPAPGRTAKGSGKEMSPGNPKPVDKLAASEKGDTAPTGRPARSSFGHQHGRFSSGDSEDPTAGLLSHDEEEAAKKAPRTESKAASGKGPSTHREQGPSIPLTPGDTPVRKKEELPFDEGDDLMAALGFGDSPRAEKRQMGEQGGPRPARSKLDELLGRGTAASLLTRPGTGEHREFKLDKKYQRPQDREDSWGDEDLTFGAYQPTVASTEGRQSRRQSVSRFLAEGSPNTKGEPSSKQSPLAASSPVHSRKGGADWLGLKDDDLDLFPPSPPRETRQGGSVLSAPPVPTPKQHSGPAGLPSLGAKPPAERTMYPAKASQASRLGASEEEEDWLSHALSRKKSQALAKEERAGAGRGRHSERMDVHLPPDSQAAPSTRGFEQGAAGGTLGTAQETPAAKPDVAASVHSRGTASPVARSQAASALPAGDPTRGAASGGLPEPAGVFPNSQEPTGLSLPVQPLLPEPLARSLLPGTECQQQLLVAQGGPTQLQAELLQSQARLAELEAQVRKLELERTQHKLLLEGLQQRHQADLELIESAHRGRVKMLETSYQQREERLRRESEELSAQLLSHRQEAEQARAELTAQHQRRLAAAMQEKEQEVERLRELQRMSILEMRKDHEEQLQRLRLLKEREIDAVTSATSHTRSLNGVIEQMERFSSSLSELSSRVEASHLTASQERQLGARQRDEQLRALQEQLGRQQRDMEEERSQLQEVIGKMEARLSEQSRLLEQERWRVSAEQSKVESTQRALEEQRKVMVQQMAMERGELDRAKTALLEEQKSTMRKCAEEQRRLAAEWADFFTQQKLSKERAEREVERALQADTQREGSLVSLAKEQAELKIKASELRAKEEQLAAARAAVERERQELQLEKEKVKAAALRLQLRAEEVESMSQVASAKYEEGERALREARQVQSAQQARLQAVQQQQEQLWQQEQRMHQEHLNLAQQRLRLDRIQQDLPSSLARLSPGAQGPAAPGPSALVAPATVTPGCSQPPAGPDPTQLYARLVLLRYTAEQDRDFLENEQFFLETLKKASYNLTSHSA; encoded by the exons A tgatGCTTCCTGAGAAGCCTGTTAATCGAGCTTCGCATGCCAGAGACGCCGTGGGTGCATCTCGGGGGCTGCCCTCAAAGACTGGAGCAAA GTCCCTCCTGGGAGACGACGATGTCTTTGGCCCCAGGGAAGTCCTGGCAGAAGCTGACGCCGAG GTTTCGGAGGTCTCAGATGCTGACCCGGAGGCCTTGCTCCAG GACCTGGAGCAAATGGATGCCGACTTCTTGGGTCTGAAGAAGTctcacccagcccctggcagGACTGCAAAGGGTTCTGGGAAAGAAATGTCTCCTGGCAACCCCAAGCCTGTGGACAAGTTGGCAGCTAGTGAGAAAG GGGACACCGCTCCCACCGGGAGGCCAGCTCGCAGCAGCTTTGGACATCAGCACGGGAGGTTTTCCTCGGGAG ACTCGGAAGACCCGACGGCAGGACTTCTCTCCCACGACGAGGAGGAAGCCGCCAAGAAGGCCCCCAGGACAGAGAGTAAAGCAGCTTCCGGcaagggccccagcacccacagagAGCAAG GCCCCTCCATCCCCCTGACTCCCGGGGACACCCCCGTCCGAAAGAAAGAAGAATTGCCGTTTGACGAGGGGGACGACCTCATGGCCGCTCTGGGCTTTGGAGACAGCCCCAGGGCAGAGAAGAGGCAGATGGGAGAGCA GGGAGGGCCCCGCCCTGCTCGCTCCAAGCTGGATGAGCTGCTGGGTCGAGGCACAGCCGCCAGCCTCCTGACTCGCCCGGGGACCGGGGAGCACAGGGAGTTCAAGCTGGACAAGAAGTACCAGAGGCCGCAGG ACAGAGAAGATTCCTGGGGCGATGAGGACCTCACCTTTGGTGCCTACCAGCCCACCGTGGCCTCCACAGAGGGCCGGCAGTCCCGTCGGCAGTCGGTCAG TAGGTTCTTAGCAGAAGGCAGCCCAAACACCAAGGGAGAACCGAGCTCCAAACAGAGCCCTCTAGCAGCTTCCAGCCCCGTCCACAGCAGGAAAGGAGGCGCCGACTGGTTGGGCCTCAAGGACGATGACTTGGACCTTttccccccttctcccccccGAGAGACCCGACAGGGAGGCTCTGTGCTGTCTGCCCCCCCAGTGCCCACTCCAAAGCAGCACTCGGGCCCTGCTGGGCTGCCGTCCTTGGGGGCAAAGCCCCCTGCCGAGCGTACCATGTACCCTGCCAAAGCCAGCCAGGCCTCCAGGCTGGGAGCatccgaggaggaggaggactggcTGAGCCACGCCTTGTCTCGGAAGAAGTCTCAAGCCCTGGCTAAAGAGGAGCGAGCTGGGGCCGGCAGGGGCCGGCACTCCGAGAGGATGGACGTTCATCTCCCTCCTGACAG CCAAGCTGCCCCCAGCACTCGAGGGTTTGAGCAAGGAGCTGCTGGCGGGACCTTGGGAACAGCACAAGAAACGCCAGCCGCCAAGCCTGATGTAGCAGCGTCCGTGCACAGCCGAGGCACAGC GTCCCCTGTGGCTCGGAGCCAGGCTGCCTCGGCCCTGCCAGCAGGTGACCCAACAAGGGGAGCAGCCTCTGGAGGCCTCCCTG AGCCTGCGGGTGTTTTCCCGAACTCCCAGGAGCCCACAGGACTCTCTCTGCCCGTCCAG CCCCTGCTCCCAGAGCCCCTGGCCCGGAGCTTGCTCCCGGGCACGGAATGCCAACAGCAGCTCCTGGTGGCTCAGGGCGGCCCCACCCAGCTCCAGGCTGAGCTGCTGCAGAGCCAGGCCCGGCTGGCAGAGCTGGAGGCGCAG GTgcggaagctggagctggagcggACCCAGCACAAGCTGCTGCTGGAGGGCCTGCAGCAGCGACACCAGGCAGACCTGGAGCTCATCGAGAGCGCGCACAG AGGCCGTGTCAAGATGCTGGAGACGTCCTACCAGCAGCGGGAGGAGCGGCTCCGGAGAGAGAGCGAGGAGCtgtcagcccagctcctgtcGCACCGCCAGGAGGCCGAGCAGGCCCGCGCTGAACTCACAGCCCAGCACCAGCGGCGCCTGGCCGCCGCCAtgcaggagaaggagcaggaggtggAGCGGCTCCGGGAGCTGCAGCG GATGTCCATCCTGGAAATGCGCAAGGACCACGAGGAGCAGCTGCAGCGGCTGAGGCTGCTGAAGGAGCGGGAGATCGACGCCGTCACCAGTGCCACCTCCCACACGCG GTCCCTGAACGGCGTCATCGAGCAGATGGAGAGGTTCTCCAGCAGCCTGAGCGAGCTGTCCTCCCGCGTGGAGGCCTCGCACCTCACCGCCTCGCAGGAGCGGCAGCTGGGCGCCCGGCAGCGGGACGAGCAGCTCCGAG CgctgcaggagcagctgggccggCAGCAGCGGGACATGGAGGAGGAGCGCAGCCAACTCCAGGAGGTCATCGGGAAGATGGAGGCGCGCCTGAGCGAGCAGAGCCGGCTCCTGGAGCAG gaGCGCTGGCGAGTGAGTGCCGAGCAGTCCAAGGTGGAGTCCACGCAGCGCGCCCTGGAGGAGCAGAGGAAGGTCATGGTGCAGCAGATGGCCATGGAGAGGGGCGAGCTGGACAGAGCCAAG ACCGCCCTGCTGGAGGAGCAGAAATCCACCATGAGGAAGTGTGCCGAGGAGCAGCGGCGCCTGGCGGCCGAGTGGGCGGATTTCTTCACCCAGCAGAAGCTGAGTAAGGAGCGGGCCGAGCGCGAGGTGGAGCGGGCGCTGCAGGCCGACACCCAGCGGGAGGGCAGCCTCGTCAGCCTGGCCAAG GAGCAGGCGGAGCTGAAGATCAAGGCCAGTGAGCTGCGGGCCAAGGAGGAGCAGCTGGCGGCCGCGCGGGCAGCTGTGGAGCGGGAGcggcaggagctgcagctggagaaGGAGAAGGTCAAGGCcgcagccctgcgcctccagctGCGCGCCGAGGAGGTGGAGAGCATGAGCCAG GTGGCCTCCGCCAAGTATGAGGAGGGCGAGCGGGCGCTGCGTGAGGCCCGGCAGGTGCAGTCGGCGCAGCAGGCCCGGCTGCAGGcggtgcagcagcagcaggagcagttGTGGCAGCAAGAGCAGCGCATGCACCAG GAACATCTGAACCTGGCCCAGCAGAGGCTGCGGCTGGACCGGATCCAGCAGGATCTCCCCTCCAGCCTTGCGAGGCTGAGCcccggggcccagggcccagcagcccCCGGCCCGAGTG CTCTTGTGGCTCCCGCCACCGTCacccctggctgcagccagccccctgctggcccGGACCCCACCCAGCTCTACGCCAGGCTGGTGCTGCTGAGATACACGGCCGAGCAG
- the FBF1 gene encoding fas-binding factor 1 isoform X1, producing MAPKAKKGLKGSIDDVLSDLLGDDMMLPEKPVNRASHARDAVGASRGLPSKTGAKSLLGDDDVFGPREVLAEADAEVSEVSDADPEALLQDLEQMDADFLGLKKSHPAPGRTAKGSGKEMSPGNPKPVDKLAASEKGDTAPTGRPARSSFGHQHGRFSSGDSEDPTAGLLSHDEEEAAKKAPRTESKAASGKGPSTHREQGPSIPLTPGDTPVRKKEELPFDEGDDLMAALGFGDSPRAEKRQMGEQGGPRPARSKLDELLGRGTAASLLTRPGTGEHREFKLDKKYQRPQDREDSWGDEDLTFGAYQPTVASTEGRQSRRQSVSRFLAEGSPNTKGEPSSKQSPLAASSPVHSRKGGADWLGLKDDDLDLFPPSPPRETRQGGSVLSAPPVPTPKQHSGPAGLPSLGAKPPAERTMYPAKASQASRLGASEEEEDWLSHALSRKKSQALAKEERAGAGRGRHSERMDVHLPPDSQAAPSTRGFEQGAAGGTLGTAQETPAAKPDVAASVHSRGTASPVARSQAASALPAGDPTRGAASGGLPEPAGVFPNSQEPTGLSLPVQPLLPEPLARSLLPGTECQQQLLVAQGGPTQLQAELLQSQARLAELEAQVRKLELERTQHKLLLEGLQQRHQADLELIESAHRGRVKMLETSYQQREERLRRESEELSAQLLSHRQEAEQARAELTAQHQRRLAAAMQEKEQEVERLRELQRMSILEMRKDHEEQLQRLRLLKEREIDAVTSATSHTRSLNGVIEQMERFSSSLSELSSRVEASHLTASQERQLGARQRDEQLRALQEQLGRQQRDMEEERSQLQEVIGKMEARLSEQSRLLEQERWRVSAEQSKVESTQRALEEQRKVMVQQMAMERGELDRAKTALLEEQKSTMRKCAEEQRRLAAEWADFFTQQKLSKERAEREVERALQADTQREGSLVSLAKEQAELKIKASELRAKEEQLAAARAAVERERQELQLEKEKVKAAALRLQLRAEEVESMSQVASAKYEEGERALREARQVQSAQQARLQAVQQQQEQLWQQEQRMHQEHLNLAQQRLRLDRIQQDLPSSLARLSPGAQGPAAPGPSALVAPATVTPGCSQPPAGPDPTQLYARLVLLRYTAEQDRDFLENEQFFLETLKKASYNLTSHSA from the exons ATG GCACCAAAAGCCAAGAAAGGATTGAAAG GCTCCATTGATGATGTCCTCAGTGACCTTCTGGGGGATGACA tgatGCTTCCTGAGAAGCCTGTTAATCGAGCTTCGCATGCCAGAGACGCCGTGGGTGCATCTCGGGGGCTGCCCTCAAAGACTGGAGCAAA GTCCCTCCTGGGAGACGACGATGTCTTTGGCCCCAGGGAAGTCCTGGCAGAAGCTGACGCCGAG GTTTCGGAGGTCTCAGATGCTGACCCGGAGGCCTTGCTCCAG GACCTGGAGCAAATGGATGCCGACTTCTTGGGTCTGAAGAAGTctcacccagcccctggcagGACTGCAAAGGGTTCTGGGAAAGAAATGTCTCCTGGCAACCCCAAGCCTGTGGACAAGTTGGCAGCTAGTGAGAAAG GGGACACCGCTCCCACCGGGAGGCCAGCTCGCAGCAGCTTTGGACATCAGCACGGGAGGTTTTCCTCGGGAG ACTCGGAAGACCCGACGGCAGGACTTCTCTCCCACGACGAGGAGGAAGCCGCCAAGAAGGCCCCCAGGACAGAGAGTAAAGCAGCTTCCGGcaagggccccagcacccacagagAGCAAG GCCCCTCCATCCCCCTGACTCCCGGGGACACCCCCGTCCGAAAGAAAGAAGAATTGCCGTTTGACGAGGGGGACGACCTCATGGCCGCTCTGGGCTTTGGAGACAGCCCCAGGGCAGAGAAGAGGCAGATGGGAGAGCA GGGAGGGCCCCGCCCTGCTCGCTCCAAGCTGGATGAGCTGCTGGGTCGAGGCACAGCCGCCAGCCTCCTGACTCGCCCGGGGACCGGGGAGCACAGGGAGTTCAAGCTGGACAAGAAGTACCAGAGGCCGCAGG ACAGAGAAGATTCCTGGGGCGATGAGGACCTCACCTTTGGTGCCTACCAGCCCACCGTGGCCTCCACAGAGGGCCGGCAGTCCCGTCGGCAGTCGGTCAG TAGGTTCTTAGCAGAAGGCAGCCCAAACACCAAGGGAGAACCGAGCTCCAAACAGAGCCCTCTAGCAGCTTCCAGCCCCGTCCACAGCAGGAAAGGAGGCGCCGACTGGTTGGGCCTCAAGGACGATGACTTGGACCTTttccccccttctcccccccGAGAGACCCGACAGGGAGGCTCTGTGCTGTCTGCCCCCCCAGTGCCCACTCCAAAGCAGCACTCGGGCCCTGCTGGGCTGCCGTCCTTGGGGGCAAAGCCCCCTGCCGAGCGTACCATGTACCCTGCCAAAGCCAGCCAGGCCTCCAGGCTGGGAGCatccgaggaggaggaggactggcTGAGCCACGCCTTGTCTCGGAAGAAGTCTCAAGCCCTGGCTAAAGAGGAGCGAGCTGGGGCCGGCAGGGGCCGGCACTCCGAGAGGATGGACGTTCATCTCCCTCCTGACAG CCAAGCTGCCCCCAGCACTCGAGGGTTTGAGCAAGGAGCTGCTGGCGGGACCTTGGGAACAGCACAAGAAACGCCAGCCGCCAAGCCTGATGTAGCAGCGTCCGTGCACAGCCGAGGCACAGC GTCCCCTGTGGCTCGGAGCCAGGCTGCCTCGGCCCTGCCAGCAGGTGACCCAACAAGGGGAGCAGCCTCTGGAGGCCTCCCTG AGCCTGCGGGTGTTTTCCCGAACTCCCAGGAGCCCACAGGACTCTCTCTGCCCGTCCAG CCCCTGCTCCCAGAGCCCCTGGCCCGGAGCTTGCTCCCGGGCACGGAATGCCAACAGCAGCTCCTGGTGGCTCAGGGCGGCCCCACCCAGCTCCAGGCTGAGCTGCTGCAGAGCCAGGCCCGGCTGGCAGAGCTGGAGGCGCAG GTgcggaagctggagctggagcggACCCAGCACAAGCTGCTGCTGGAGGGCCTGCAGCAGCGACACCAGGCAGACCTGGAGCTCATCGAGAGCGCGCACAG AGGCCGTGTCAAGATGCTGGAGACGTCCTACCAGCAGCGGGAGGAGCGGCTCCGGAGAGAGAGCGAGGAGCtgtcagcccagctcctgtcGCACCGCCAGGAGGCCGAGCAGGCCCGCGCTGAACTCACAGCCCAGCACCAGCGGCGCCTGGCCGCCGCCAtgcaggagaaggagcaggaggtggAGCGGCTCCGGGAGCTGCAGCG GATGTCCATCCTGGAAATGCGCAAGGACCACGAGGAGCAGCTGCAGCGGCTGAGGCTGCTGAAGGAGCGGGAGATCGACGCCGTCACCAGTGCCACCTCCCACACGCG GTCCCTGAACGGCGTCATCGAGCAGATGGAGAGGTTCTCCAGCAGCCTGAGCGAGCTGTCCTCCCGCGTGGAGGCCTCGCACCTCACCGCCTCGCAGGAGCGGCAGCTGGGCGCCCGGCAGCGGGACGAGCAGCTCCGAG CgctgcaggagcagctgggccggCAGCAGCGGGACATGGAGGAGGAGCGCAGCCAACTCCAGGAGGTCATCGGGAAGATGGAGGCGCGCCTGAGCGAGCAGAGCCGGCTCCTGGAGCAG gaGCGCTGGCGAGTGAGTGCCGAGCAGTCCAAGGTGGAGTCCACGCAGCGCGCCCTGGAGGAGCAGAGGAAGGTCATGGTGCAGCAGATGGCCATGGAGAGGGGCGAGCTGGACAGAGCCAAG ACCGCCCTGCTGGAGGAGCAGAAATCCACCATGAGGAAGTGTGCCGAGGAGCAGCGGCGCCTGGCGGCCGAGTGGGCGGATTTCTTCACCCAGCAGAAGCTGAGTAAGGAGCGGGCCGAGCGCGAGGTGGAGCGGGCGCTGCAGGCCGACACCCAGCGGGAGGGCAGCCTCGTCAGCCTGGCCAAG GAGCAGGCGGAGCTGAAGATCAAGGCCAGTGAGCTGCGGGCCAAGGAGGAGCAGCTGGCGGCCGCGCGGGCAGCTGTGGAGCGGGAGcggcaggagctgcagctggagaaGGAGAAGGTCAAGGCcgcagccctgcgcctccagctGCGCGCCGAGGAGGTGGAGAGCATGAGCCAG GTGGCCTCCGCCAAGTATGAGGAGGGCGAGCGGGCGCTGCGTGAGGCCCGGCAGGTGCAGTCGGCGCAGCAGGCCCGGCTGCAGGcggtgcagcagcagcaggagcagttGTGGCAGCAAGAGCAGCGCATGCACCAG GAACATCTGAACCTGGCCCAGCAGAGGCTGCGGCTGGACCGGATCCAGCAGGATCTCCCCTCCAGCCTTGCGAGGCTGAGCcccggggcccagggcccagcagcccCCGGCCCGAGTG CTCTTGTGGCTCCCGCCACCGTCacccctggctgcagccagccccctgctggcccGGACCCCACCCAGCTCTACGCCAGGCTGGTGCTGCTGAGATACACGGCCGAGCAG